A genome region from Synchiropus splendidus isolate RoL2022-P1 chromosome 5, RoL_Sspl_1.0, whole genome shotgun sequence includes the following:
- the habp2 gene encoding hyaluronan-binding protein 2, producing MYRSALDSAQINELCRGSLCRHSGGSLHKSRSQRRRTMGVFAALLIQLCASAAFGQEFVTVDAGTNVYEDYVYYDYVTGSPTDVVIDPGDWLYDLLDVQSKCDSNPCLNGGSCDTTHESGFVCLCPEPYTGKMCQTVKDVCKGVTCGQGTCVFTTAAPYYECKCKPPFRPPNCRKAAPCRPNPCQNGGSCSKGPKPSSFHCHCPVGFSGKYCEVGPNDCYEGNGESYRGMASMTVDREDCLDWNAYFILQKGQDPFQQYAGFDGLGPHNYCRNPDGDDQPWCFYSLNGNLRWNYCDVRKCSKVPATAPTIYESSPAPTKPHAFSQCGRPQPSRSARIFGGKKSLPGAHPWQVSLQTRDLNSQGPFSHICGGTLLDSCWVLTAAHCIKSGVEMQVMMGGVDLVKSEHYKQVIPVERAFLHEDYRESPFALHNDIAMLKLRFTDKPLCAQETRFVKTACLPSQPFHNGSECVISGWGVTETQKYGTNQLLDTQVVLISQEKCQAPHVYGKALDDSMFCAGNLKGGVDSCQGDSGGPLVCEKDGTHYLVGVVSWGDGCGKKYKPGVYANVRRFTEWISHYLIQ from the exons ATGTATAGATCAGCACTGGACTCTGCCCAAATCAATGAACTATGTAGGGGATCACTCTGCAGGCACAGTGGAGGTTCTCTTCACAAGAGCAGAagtcagcgaaggaggaccatGGGGGTTTTTGCTGCTCTGTTGATACAGCTGTGTGCGTCAGCTGCTTTTGGACAGGAATTCGTGACT GTGGACGCAGGGACAAATGTATATGAAG ATTATGTGTATTACGATTACGTGACTGGGAGCCCAACCGATGTCGTTATCGATCCGGGTGACTGGCTGTACGATCTCCTGGATGTCCAAA GCAAGTGTGACTCCAATCCCTGTTTAAATGGAGGCAGCTGCGACACCACACATGAGAGTGGCTTTGTTTGCTTGTGTCCTGAGCCTTACACTGGCAAAATGTGCCAGACAG TGAAGGACGTTTGCAAGGGTGTCACTTGTGGCCAAGGAACCTGCGTTTTCACGACAGCTGCACCGTATTATGAATGCAAATGCAAGCCTCCTTTCAGACCCCCCAACTGCAGAAAAG CCGCCCCCTGCAGACCCAATCCATGTCAGAATGGAGGCAGCTGCTCGAAGGGGCCCAAACCTTCTTCCTTCCACTGTCACTGTCCAGTAGGATTCAGTGGAAAGTACTGTGAAGTTG GACCAAATGATTGCTATGAGGGCAATGGGGAATCTTATCGTGGCATGGCAAGCATGACAGTGGACAGGGAAGACTGTCTGGACTGGAACGCCTACTTCATCTTGCAGAAAGGTCAAGATCCTTTCCAGCAGTATGCCGGCTTTGATGGACTGGGACCTCACAATTATTGCAG AAACCCTGACGGAGACGACCAGCCCTGGTGTTTTTACTCCTTGAATGGTAACCTGAGGTGGAATTACTGTGACGTCAGGAAATGTTCAAAAG TTCCAGCCACAGCACCAACCATCTATGAAAGCAGTCCAGCACCAACCAAGCCACATGCCTTCTCTCAGTGTGGCAGGCCCCAGCCTTCTCGTTCTGCCAGGATCTTTGGTGGGAAGAAATCGCTCCCTGGGGCTCATCCATGGCAGGTGTCCTTGCAAACTCGAGATTTAAATAGTCAAGGACCCTTCAGCCATATTTGTGGCGGCACCCTGCTGGATTCTTGCTGGGTGCTTACTGCTGCACACTGCAT TAAGAGTGGAGTAGAGATGCAGGTGATGATGGGAGGAGTCGACCTTGTGAAAAGTGAACACTACAAACAGGTGATTCCTGTGGAGAGAGCCTTTCTGCATGAAGATTATAGGGAGAGCCCCTTTGCTCTGCACAATGATATCG CCATGCTGAAGCTGAGATTCACAGACAAGCCATTATGTGCACAAGAAACTCGCTTTGTCAAGACGGCGTGCCTCCCAAGCCAACCCTTTCACAACGGGAGTGAGTGTGTTATATCTGGTTGGGGAGTCACCGAAACAC AGAAATACGGGACCAATCAGCTGCTCGACACTCAGGTTGTCTTGATCTCCCAGGAGAAGTGCCAGGCCCCCCACGTCTACGGCAAGGCCCTGGACGACAGCATGTtctgtgcaggaaacttgaaAGGAGGTGTAGACTCCTGCCAG GGCGACTCTGGGGGCCCTCTGGTTTGTGAGAAGGATGGAACACACTATCTTGTCGGAGTGGTCAGCTGGGGCGATGGGTGCGGCAAAAAGTACAAGCCTGGAGTCTATGCCAACGTCAGGAGATTTACTGAGTGGATATCTCATTATCTGATCCAATAA